In a genomic window of Actinomadura rubteroloni:
- a CDS encoding undecaprenyl-diphosphate phosphatase, with amino-acid sequence MTAITIGQAVVLGVVEGLTEFLPVSSTGHLKIVEGLMNIPVDDDSVVGFTAVIQVGAIAAVLLYFFSDIARIAGAWLRGVADKEQRQGHDYKFAWWVIYATVPVVLVGLAAKPLIDGPLASLWVVAGSLIIGSGFMWAADRYGRHRRGEEDATRTDALLVGSSQILALLFPGFSRSGATMSTGLLRGLDRVAATRLSFFLGIPALTGAGLYELKDALGTGTATGPLLVGTLVSFAVAYASIAWLLRFVARHTFNAFVLYRLAVAGMLIGLLASGGLSS; translated from the coding sequence ATGACCGCCATCACCATCGGCCAGGCCGTCGTCCTCGGGGTCGTCGAGGGGCTGACGGAGTTCCTGCCCGTCTCCTCCACCGGCCATCTGAAGATCGTCGAAGGGCTGATGAACATCCCCGTCGACGACGACTCCGTGGTCGGGTTCACCGCGGTCATCCAGGTCGGCGCGATCGCCGCCGTCCTGCTCTACTTCTTCTCCGACATCGCCCGCATCGCCGGAGCCTGGCTGCGCGGTGTCGCGGACAAGGAGCAGCGCCAGGGCCACGACTACAAGTTCGCCTGGTGGGTCATCTACGCCACCGTCCCCGTGGTCCTGGTCGGCCTGGCCGCCAAACCGCTCATCGACGGGCCGCTGGCCTCCTTGTGGGTGGTCGCCGGGTCACTGATCATCGGCAGCGGGTTCATGTGGGCCGCCGACCGGTACGGCCGCCACAGGCGCGGCGAGGAGGACGCCACCCGCACCGACGCGCTGCTGGTGGGCTCGTCCCAGATCCTCGCCCTGCTGTTCCCCGGCTTCTCCCGCTCCGGCGCCACCATGTCCACCGGGCTGCTGCGCGGCCTGGACCGCGTCGCCGCCACCCGGCTGTCGTTCTTCCTCGGCATCCCCGCCCTCACCGGCGCCGGCCTCTACGAACTCAAAGACGCGCTCGGCACGGGCACCGCGACGGGCCCGCTCCTGGTGGGCACCCTGGTGTCGTTCGCCGTCGCCTACGCCTCCATCGCCTGGCTGCTGCGCTTCGTCGCCCGCCACACCTTCAACGCCTTCGTCCTCTACCGCCTCGCCGTCGCCGGAATGCTCATCGGCCTCCTCGCGAGCGGCGGCCTCTCCTCCTGA
- a CDS encoding DedA family protein gives MAAALNPLDATSLLSSLGAFGVFLVLFAETGLLIGFFLPGDSLLFTAGLLCTTSATGKVHLSLPLVLLAAVAGALVGAQTGFLIGRRGGRPLLARSRSEHLRRGAARAEELLRSYGHGKAIVLARFIPVVRTVLNPMAGALDVPAKVFTLWQVVGGSVWAVGVTVAGYALGSTIPGVDAYLLPIIAVIVVVSAVPVLLELRRNRRRRDGGSS, from the coding sequence ATGGCGGCGGCGCTCAACCCGCTGGACGCGACGTCCCTGCTGTCGAGTCTCGGCGCGTTCGGGGTGTTCCTGGTCCTGTTCGCCGAGACCGGCCTGTTGATCGGGTTCTTCCTGCCGGGTGACTCGCTGCTGTTCACCGCCGGCCTGTTGTGCACGACCTCGGCGACAGGGAAGGTCCATCTGTCGTTGCCGCTGGTGCTGCTCGCGGCGGTCGCGGGCGCGCTGGTCGGCGCGCAGACCGGATTCTTGATCGGACGGCGGGGCGGCCGGCCGCTGCTGGCGCGCTCCCGCAGCGAACATCTGCGGCGGGGCGCCGCGCGGGCGGAGGAACTCCTGCGCTCCTACGGACACGGCAAGGCGATCGTGCTGGCCCGGTTCATCCCGGTCGTGCGCACGGTCCTCAACCCGATGGCCGGTGCGCTGGACGTTCCGGCGAAGGTGTTCACGCTCTGGCAGGTGGTCGGCGGGTCGGTCTGGGCGGTCGGGGTGACCGTGGCCGGGTACGCCCTCGGCTCCACGATCCCCGGCGTCGACGCCTACCTGCTGCCGATCATCGCGGTGATCGTGGTCGTGTCGGCCGTTCCCGTGCTGCTCGAACTGCGCCGGAACCGGCGCCGCCGGGACGGCGGCTCTTCGTGA